ATCCTTCATCTCCGTCAACTTGGCATAGGCACCCTAACCTCCCTGTCATCGCTGTTTCGCTTCACCGAGAATGTTAAGATAATGGGCCGCACTATAACATCAAGCATTTTTACTGTTTTTGTTCCTTTCTTTACGTCTCTGGGCTGCCGCCTGAAGCCATCAGCCGGGGAAGCTTAGGCGGGCACCGCCGATTCCTGCAGCCCGTTCCCCCGCTAGTCCCCTCACAGGTAAAAAAGGGAACGAAAAGAGTAAAAAAAAGACATGCCGCAACGGGTGGCAAGATCGCAGCCGGAAGTCTATCATTAAAGGTATTCCGCAAAGGTTTCCGATAAAGCTGTTACACCAACTCTGCCGCCGGAGGTTATAACTTGAAAGCGCCTTTCACCTTGAACCGCAGCCGCCGTTTTGTGAGTGTGAAGAACAAGATGCTGTTCTTTTTCCTGCTGGCGATCCTGATCCCGGTTGTGATCCTGTTCATCAACTCCTATATCTCCTCGCAGCAGATGCTTGAGCGCAAATATACGGACCTGCTGGCCGATGTGACGAGACAGTCCAATATCCGCATCGAGGAATTCCTGGAGGATATGAAGCAGATTTCCCTCATCGCCAGCTACGGAATCAACAGCTATATCTCAGCCGTCTCCCAGGAGAATTATCCCGTGCAGAACTATCTGCATGACAGCTCCGTGACGAACGAGCTGCAGGCCACGCAATTGCTGATGAACTACATAACCATGAAGGACCGCGCCATCTCCATCTATGTCTACAATCTGGTGAACGGCAGCGACCTCTATGTGGCCCCGAACAAGCCTGTCGATTATACCTATAACCCCCGCAAGGAGGACTGGTTCAGCGATTTCCTGCGTTCCGATGATATTACGCGCGATTTGCCGACCATGCTGGACCGGCAGACCAAGGCCGACAACAACTGGGCCATCTACAATCTGCGCAAAATATTCGATATGGAGAACGGCAAGCTGCTTGGCGTCATGGCGGTAAGCGTAGACATTGACTTCATCAACCGGCTGAACAAGCGGATGGAGGCGGGCAACCGTTCAGCCTTCACCGTTACCGATGACAGCGGTATGATTATATTCAACAATAATTATGAATTGATTGGCAAGCCTTTTAACACCACACTGTTTCCGGTCCGGGAAGGGGAACTTGCCTCCGGCTCGGACCGGCAGATTGTCCGCGTATCCGGCAAGGATTATATTCTGATTCAGTCGCCGTTCGAGGTTCATAGCTGGAAGACTTATATGTATATGCCCGTGGAAGAATTAGCGGTTGAAGGCGATATTCTGAAGCGCAACCTGTGGACGATTGCCGTTGTGCTTATCCTGTTTGCCCTGGCCAGCTCAGTGTATATGTCGAATCTCATCACCCGCCCGATCAAGCAGCTGATCCGCAATATGACGCTGGTCGAGCAAGGGAAATTCGATAACCTGCCGGCGGTGCGCTCCAATGACGAGATCGGTGTTATGGCCGGCCGGTTCGAGCAGATGTCGGCGGAGCTTAAGCAGCTGGTGGAGCGGATCTATGTGGAGCAGGAGCAGAAGGTTGAGGCCGAAATCCGGGCGCTGCAGGCCCAGATCAGCCCGCATTTCCTGTACAATACGCTGAATTCGGTCAAATGGATTGCAACCATGCAGCAGTCGGAGAAGATTGTGGAGATGACCGGGGCGCTAATCTCCATGCTCCGTTATACCGCCAAGACGGATAACCGGCTGGTCCCTATACGCGAGGAGCTGGAGCATATCGGGCATTATATCGTTATCCAGAAGGTGCGTTATTTCAACCGGATCGAGTTCCATTCGGAGGTGGAGGAGGGGCTTGCGGAGCAGGAGATTCCGAAGCTGAGCATTCAGCCGCTGGTCGAGAATGCGATCTTCCACGGAATCGCCGACCAGGAGGACGGACTGCTGTCCATTGAGGTCCGGCACGCCGGGTCTGCCGAGCTGACGATCACAATCAGAGACAACGGGGCAGGCATGAGCGCCGAGGCGGCAGCGAAGCTGCGCAGCAGGCTGGACGGCGCGGAGGACAACGGCGGCATCGGCATTATTAATGTGCATCAGCGGGTACGCCGGTTGTACGGCGACCCGTACGGGGTATCGTTCGTGAGCAGCCCCGGACAGGGTGCGGTGTTCGTGATCACCATTCCTATACAGAACAAGAAGGGGGCGTGACGGGATGCTGGGTGTGCTTATCGTGGATGACGAGCTGCTGATGCGGATCGGTCTGAAGTCGATTATCCATTGGGAGGATGAGGGCTTCACGATTCTGGGGGAGGCGGCGAACGGACGCGAGGCGCTGGAGCTGGCCGGAACCCACCGGCCGGATCTCATTATCACGGACATCAAGATGCCGGTGATGGACGGCCTGGAGCTGATCCGCGAGGCCCGGCGGCTGGATTTAAGCGGGGAGTTCGTCATTCTGAGCTGCCTGGAGGAATTCCAGTATGCCCAGGAGGCGCTCCGGCTCGGGGCGGCTGATTATCTGATCAAAAGCGACATGAAGCCGCAGCAGCTTATCCATGTGCTGGAGACGGTCAAGAAGCGGATGGTGCGTCTTCAGGCCGGCCGCTCCGGCGGGATACCTCCAGGCTCCTACAAGGAGAGCATCGAGCATCTCAAGGAGACGCTGTTCAAGGAGGTGCTGAGCGGCTTCAAGGGAGCCGGGGACGTGCTGGCCCGCCGGGAAGCGCTGCATATCCGCCTGGCGGATCAGCCGATGGTGCTGATGAAGCTGCGGATCAACCAGTTCGATCAGCTCCGGCGAAAGTATGTGGAGCAGGATGAGAAGCTGTTGCGCTATTCGGTGGCGAATATTCTGGAGGAGATCCTGCCGCGCAAGCGGGCGAAGGAGATCATCGTCATGAATTCCGCAGAATATGTACTGCTGCTCGATCTCGGCGAGGAAGGACGGATTGTCCGCGCGGAGATCGAGCGCGCCGCCGCCAAGATTCAAGCGGCGATGAAGGACTTCCTGAAGCTGAGCCTGTCCATCGGCGTCAGCGGTCCGGCCTCCGGCTTCGACCGGCTGAAGCGGGCGTACCAGGAGGCGGATCTGGCGCTGGAGGCGCTGTTCCTGGAGAACGGAAGCGGCCTCAGCTTCTATGACCAGGCCAGGAACCGGCCGCGGAGCGGCCAGCGCCTGGCCATCGACAAGGCTGCCCTGCGCAGATTCAGGCAGGATACCGAGAGCGGGAGCGTGGAGGCCGTGGCCTTCCTGAACGGTCTGAAGGAGGCCATGCTGCGGGAGGGCTGCACGAAGCAGGCGGCGCGTTCGGTCTATCTGCGGATGCTGGCGGTGATTCAGTCGTGCTTCCCGGCACTGCCCGAGCCGAATGAGGCCGGGATGACGCTGTACGAGAGCATTCTCGGGGAGGAGAGCCTGGAGGGTCTGCACCGGCTGGTCACCGGTTACCTGGAGCAGTGCAGAGCGCAGATGTCCGAAGGCCAATCGTCCCGGAGCTATGCGGAGCAGGCCAGCGAGCTGATGATGCAGCTCTATGCGGAGGATATCTCGCTGCAGTCGGTGGCGGAGCGGATTAACGTGAATGCCTCCTATCTCAGCCGGGTATTCAAGCAGGAGACCGGCGAGAACTTCGTCAGCTTCCTGACCCGGCTGCGCATGGAGAAGGCCAAGAGCCTGCTCCGGGACAGGAATGTCAAGGTGTATGAGGTAGCCGAGCGGGTAGGGTATCCGAATACCGCTTACTTCAGCAAGCTGTTCAAGAAGCTGAACGGCATGAGTCCGGAGGAATACCGGGGCTAGAAGGGCAATTGTCAAAAAAAGAACATAGCCTGTAAAAGAAGTGCATCCGCTGCGGGTGCACTTTTTGCCGCTTCTGCCGATTGGTCAAAAAAGGGAACGTTTCCGTAAAAAACGGCCATTCCGGGAGCAGCGCGGTTCGCCTACTATTGGAGATGCAGCAGATGCAGCATATCCTAAATGGAAGTTGGGGGTAATTCTAGTGAAGAAAAAAAGTCTGGCCGCCGTCTTGTCCATCGCGCTTACAGCATTCGCC
This region of Paenibacillus sp. FSL K6-1096 genomic DNA includes:
- a CDS encoding sensor histidine kinase, whose amino-acid sequence is MKAPFTLNRSRRFVSVKNKMLFFFLLAILIPVVILFINSYISSQQMLERKYTDLLADVTRQSNIRIEEFLEDMKQISLIASYGINSYISAVSQENYPVQNYLHDSSVTNELQATQLLMNYITMKDRAISIYVYNLVNGSDLYVAPNKPVDYTYNPRKEDWFSDFLRSDDITRDLPTMLDRQTKADNNWAIYNLRKIFDMENGKLLGVMAVSVDIDFINRLNKRMEAGNRSAFTVTDDSGMIIFNNNYELIGKPFNTTLFPVREGELASGSDRQIVRVSGKDYILIQSPFEVHSWKTYMYMPVEELAVEGDILKRNLWTIAVVLILFALASSVYMSNLITRPIKQLIRNMTLVEQGKFDNLPAVRSNDEIGVMAGRFEQMSAELKQLVERIYVEQEQKVEAEIRALQAQISPHFLYNTLNSVKWIATMQQSEKIVEMTGALISMLRYTAKTDNRLVPIREELEHIGHYIVIQKVRYFNRIEFHSEVEEGLAEQEIPKLSIQPLVENAIFHGIADQEDGLLSIEVRHAGSAELTITIRDNGAGMSAEAAAKLRSRLDGAEDNGGIGIINVHQRVRRLYGDPYGVSFVSSPGQGAVFVITIPIQNKKGA
- a CDS encoding response regulator produces the protein MLGVLIVDDELLMRIGLKSIIHWEDEGFTILGEAANGREALELAGTHRPDLIITDIKMPVMDGLELIREARRLDLSGEFVILSCLEEFQYAQEALRLGAADYLIKSDMKPQQLIHVLETVKKRMVRLQAGRSGGIPPGSYKESIEHLKETLFKEVLSGFKGAGDVLARREALHIRLADQPMVLMKLRINQFDQLRRKYVEQDEKLLRYSVANILEEILPRKRAKEIIVMNSAEYVLLLDLGEEGRIVRAEIERAAAKIQAAMKDFLKLSLSIGVSGPASGFDRLKRAYQEADLALEALFLENGSGLSFYDQARNRPRSGQRLAIDKAALRRFRQDTESGSVEAVAFLNGLKEAMLREGCTKQAARSVYLRMLAVIQSCFPALPEPNEAGMTLYESILGEESLEGLHRLVTGYLEQCRAQMSEGQSSRSYAEQASELMMQLYAEDISLQSVAERINVNASYLSRVFKQETGENFVSFLTRLRMEKAKSLLRDRNVKVYEVAERVGYPNTAYFSKLFKKLNGMSPEEYRG